The Arachis hypogaea cultivar Tifrunner chromosome 19, arahy.Tifrunner.gnm2.J5K5, whole genome shotgun sequence genome has a window encoding:
- the LOC112778928 gene encoding uncharacterized protein translates to MSLFRLVYGKAYHLPVEVEHKAYWTIKEYNLGLGKAGVERRLQLEELECLRLEAYENSRIYKERVKAVHDRHLKRKEFRVGDQVLLYNSRLRLMLWKLRSRWDGRYVVEKVEPYGVVHLSHPASPSFFKVNGHWLKLYHGVKAKSNKKLEIFLLKDPPKEEN, encoded by the coding sequence ATGAGTCTGTTCCGGTTGGTTTATGGGAAAGCATATCACCTTCCAGTAGAAGTTGAGCACAAGGCGTATTGGACCATAAAAGAGTATAATTTAGGTTTGGGAAAGGCCGGGGTTGAAAGGAGGTTGCAATTGGAGGAATTAGAGTGCCTAAGGTTAGAGGCATATGAGAACTCTAGGATCTACAAGGAAAGAGTCAAAGCGGTACATGACCGtcacctcaagaggaaagagtttcGGGTTGGTGATCAagtgttactctacaactcaagatTGAGATTGATGCTCTGGAAATTAAGGTCAAGATGGGATGGCCGCTATGTGGTAGAGAAGGTTGAACCTTATGGTGTTGTTCACTTAAGCCATCCCGCAAGCCCTAGTTTCTTCAAGGTGAACGGCCACTGGCTTAAGCTTTATCATGGTGTGAAGGCCAAGAGCAATAAGAAATTGGAGATCTTTCTCTTAAAAGATCCTCCCAAGGAAGAGAATTGA